From Hypanus sabinus isolate sHypSab1 chromosome 21, sHypSab1.hap1, whole genome shotgun sequence:
ttgaggatctctgctgggcccaacacattgatgcaatcatgaagaaggcacaccagcagaatcaggatcaggattattatcaccagcatgtgacatgaaatttgttaacttagcagcagcagttcaatgcaatacataatatagaggaaaaaaacacaactaattaataaaaaaaataaattaatcaattacagtatacatatattgaatagattaaatatgCAAAAACAAGAAATGgtataaaaaaaaagtgaggtggtgtccaagggttcaatgtccatttgggaattggtgggcagaggggaagaagctgttcttgaatcattgagtgtgtgccttcaggcttctgtacctcctacctgatggtaatagtgagaaaagggcatgctctgggtgctggaggtccttaataatggatgctgcctaattTGTTAAaaggtttgaggaggtttggtatgtcaccaaacatTCTTGTGTATTTATGTAGATGTaaagaggagagcattctgacttgttatatcatagcctggtatggagactccaaagctcaggattgcaagaggctgtagaggactatagattcagccagctctatcaccaGCCCCACGATCATAGACATCTTCAAGATGTGGTGCTtgaagaaggtgacatccattatatccatcattaaggactctcaccatctgtgacatgcccttttctccttactgtcatcaaagaggaggtacaggagactaaGACCTACAAGAAATGACTCAAACTGCTTCTTGCCTTCTGgcatcatatttctgaacagtTCTTGAATACTACTTGATTATTCTGtttctttgcattatttatttattttgtaatgtatagtaaatgtctttggactgtgctgCTACTATTAAAGAAAAGACCACATCTTATaacacagtgataataaacctgattctgaaacctGCTTTGGTAAAACAAAGaccctcttccctctcccactggacggaaggtacaaaagcctgaaagcacatactaccaggctcaaggacagctttaatCCTGCTCTTATAAGACAACTGAACGATTCCCTCGTACAATCagatggactcttaacctcactATTTACCTCTATataaccttgcaccttattgttgcCTCCACTGCACTTTTACTGcaactgtaacattttattccACATTCTTTTGTTTTTCCTTGAATTCCCCCAGCACACTGTTGTAATAAACTGAAACGTATCAAGGgtgtgcaagacaagtttttcactgcacatgtgacaataataaaccaaattacCACTGTGCTCTTGGGCAGAAGGTTCCAAGGACCCCTGATACTCTGTAAGTTTTGTTTATTGCCTCGAACTCATTCCGCATGATCAAACACCGTCTTGATATCCACCCTGTCAAGATGCACAGGATTTCGTTATGTTCATTGTCTAACCAAACTTATAtagatttttgaggaagttagcAGGGAAGCGGGTGGTATTTATCCGGGCTTTAGCAATGTTTAGCATAGCATAGTATAGTTTAGCATAGTATTTgagaaggtcctgcatgggaggttggacaagaaggttcagtcgctcagcattcaagatgtggtagtaaattgaattagacattggctttgtgggagaagccagaaaatGGTAGTAGATGAAGTGCTAGTGAAGTGatgcagagatcagtgctggattCATCTGGATGGTAACATGGATAATTGGATCagcggatgataccaagattgagggtgtagtggacagtgaggaaggctatcttggcttgcagagggatctgcatcagctagaaaaatggcaGGAGGAATTTAACTGCGAAGTGtttcacttcagtaggaccaacctgggtaggtcttacacagtgaatggtaggacactgaggaagaacaaagggatttgggaatacaggtccatagttcattgaaagtagtgttacagatagatagggttgtaaagaaagcttttggcacattggccttcatacatcaatatattgagtacaggaggtagggtgttatgttgaagttatgtaAGATGTTAGcaaggcctaatttagagtattgtttgcagttctggacATCTatatacaggaaagatgtaaataagtttgaaagaatacagagaaaatttgcaaggatgttgccaggtctggaggaaaaattgaatagattaggactttattccttggaatgtagaagatagagAGGAAAtctggtagaggtatacaaaattatgaggggtatagatagggtaaatgaaagcaggctttttccattgaggttaggTAGGtctacagctagaggtcatgggttaagggtgtatTCTGAAAAGATTAAGAGGAACATGtgagaaaacttcttcactcagcttAAGTGATGTAAGCGAGCTCAACTTCAACATTTCagggaagcttggataggtacatagacgGTAggagtatagagggctatggtcccagtgcaagtcGATGGGAATATATAGTTTAAACTTTGCCAAAGACTAGATGCTTTTTCTATGACATCCCACTCTTAAATTCTGTTCAATCCCCATATACTCGTCAAAAAATAACCATAAAATTATATCACTGTCGTTCTGGCGACTTGTGCGTGGGATCTTGCATGAAATTCTACTGCAGAAGTGAGGAGTAAACCGATCCACACAGTGCTAAGGAGTACTGCTCCGTAGGGGGCAGCACAGGGTCAGTCAGCCTCAACAGCTCCAGTCAGCAAGCTCACTCCTGACCTGGTGCTGTccgtgcagagtttgcatgttctcccagtgactgtgaatccgggtgctctggttccctccaaTGTTCCAAAGACAGgcagattggtaggttaattgctcagaGTGCAGGTGAGCAATGGGGAGAATGGGGATTGACGAAAGGTTAGTTTCAATGGGTGGTTGATTTTTCAGTGTAGACTAGGAACAATGGACTTTTTTTTGTTCTTATTCTCTACGATAACTGGATTTAGCGTTTCTCAGTCTAACTGGGCACACAAATGGTGGCAAGGTACAATAGCGAGGAAGAGTGGGGTTGTCCCTGGTGAGGTATCACTGTTGAAATTTTAATTCTAGTTAACAATAGCCCCTAAGGTGTAAGTGAGTGATGGAATCTGGGAGAGGTGGCGGTGATGGGAGTATGGGGAGGATAAAATTAGGATTAGTGTAGCTCTAGGATTAGTGTGGATGGTCGGTGGAGTTTCCATGCCCGCATCTAAAATTACCATTCATGCATTAGAGCTTCggtttaaaaaaagagaaaataaaaccgAAGCGAGGGGGCTGCATTAAGCGGAATTGGGACAAGTCGCTTGAACAGACAGATTCGTgggctctttctgtgctgtacgtcGGGCAACCCGGTGAGTAGGCGGAAGGTCAACAAAACAGGGGTGGAAAACGCCGGCGTTCACTGACCTCCGGGTGCTGACGTGTGCTGCCAGCCGCATCGCTTCCGGGTTAGAGATGAAGTTTTGCCCTGGTCCTCGGAGTGGTGTGGGAGCTGTCCGTGCCACGATGCGGCCGCCTCGCTCTTCGCAATGATCGCCCCGGAGCGCTGCAGCTGCGTCGTCTCCGCCTCGCTGCGGGTCGCGGCGGCTGAGCCTCGTCGGGACGGATCCTGGGGCTGCAGTGGGCTTCTTCTCGACCGAAAGCGGGGCTTGGTCCTCTGCCACGGTCAGatcttcttccccttcctccgacaggcacagcaagatcccaatcGCCAGCCCTTCCTGCTCCCCGGAGCGTTCCACCCCGATCTACAGATCCACATACAGTTCCCGGGAGCCAAGTCCAGGGCCCAACCCCAGCCTCGGTTGCCCTTAGCTACCCACCATGCAGGCGCCCTAGCTGCCGAATCAGAGTCCTCTCAGTTGGATTACAGCCCAAAACGCCCTTCATTGACTGATGGCGTGGTCAAGGCCCAGAGTTGCAGCCAGGCTGAGATGCTGATGATGTTCCCATGCCCAGAATTTCGAGACATCTTCCAAACCTTGTTTAACAAATCTGACAAGTGGCAGTTCTACAGTGAAGACAATGAAGAGGAGCTTCAGGCCAACGCCCTGGATCTAGTCTGGTTTGCCCTGCTGCGGTGCCCTGGCTGGGTAAACGGGGACACCGTCGTTTGGGGAGAGAACCTCCTGTACGTGAGGAGCGAGCGCCTAATGAAAGGCCAACCCCTCTTCTGTTGTGCGTCACCCTTTGCTTCCTTCTGCAATGACATCTTCATGAACACGTTCAGTAAGGGGATTGTGAGTAACCTGGCAGGGGAGAGGAATGCTATGATTTTAACAGATGCCCGGTGTTTACCAGGTACAGAAGGAGGTGGTACCTACATCATATCCCAGGATATGTACTATCTAGCAGGTTTGATTGTAGCACCTCTCTGCTGGAAAGCCAATGAATGGGTTGGACTGACTTTGGTCTGCTCTGTGACTTGCATTTTGGAGGCCATTGGAAGAATTGTGAATGGATTTGAGATCCttggtcctccatctctgactGCCTTAGGGAGTCAGGGCTTAACTCGGCTGCTTGGCTCTGTAGTCCTCCTAGAGTCTGGCAGAGTTTGGGGATCTGGTGTGCTTGTCAGCCCTAGACTGATCATCACATGTAGACACGTGTTAGACCAAGCGGCAACTGTCAGAGTGAAAATACAGTCGGGCTCAAACGGGTAAGACACAACCAAAGTTCTGAAATTCTGAAGTAAtaatacaaaatgctgggaaaGTTCATCAGGCCAGAATCACGGAGagagattcagattcaggttcactTATTTATCAAGTACATCAAAATATCTGGTGAAATCTTTCGTTTGCATtaccaaccaacacaacctaaggacgtGCTAAGGGCAGTCCACAAGGGTCGCCACACATTCTGTTGCCAACATAGCACATCCACGGTGTTCAGTGGATCAATAGAAGCAACTACaaaacaaaataacaacagcaaggtctctctctctcacacacacacacacacacacacacccttcccccccccccccccccaccaaaccccAGGGCTCACAGACATCAGCCCTCTGAGGGAATGAGTTGCTCTTTCAGGTCAAGATTTTATCAGAGGTAGGTCTGCGATGGCTATATGGAACTCTGCATTCTCACAGCGTGGAGGACATTTGCTATTGACTAGAAGTGAAGAGCAGTGTTGCATTTCTTCTTGACGACCACATGTGCACAATCTGAACATCACTGAGTGCTCCAGGCTTCTGAGCAGACATATGTATCCATGCCATTTGAAAGGACCCCCAGCCAGGGAGGGTAGAGCAAGTCACATTACATAGCTGACTGGAGATATACAAGTGCCACTTCTCTAGGTTCAGGAATAGCTGCTTTCTTCACAGCTATCAAGTTCTTGAACCAATCTACACACAACCCTAAACCGAACTCACCAACGGAGCACTACAGACCACCTGGTACAACAATGGATCTGTTTCTGAATGGCTTCTTTTCTATTTTGGTCTTTGAACACTTTTTCTCTCTTCACAGTCATTTATTATTCATGTGTCATTTGTATTCTGTGTGTtgatgcatcactggcaccagtctACCTGTCAACAAGGACATGTAAACAGAAATGTAGCAGAAAAGGGTCACGGAGGATCCCAcacatcctgctcatggactgattgcccactcccatcagggaggaagttatGTAGCATCACGCCAGACTCAAGAacggtcactttccccaagcaataggactgatcaccatctccaccactactttattattacCTGTCACGTtgccttatgtacagcctagaatcatatttatatatatgtatatatatatatatattgattgtaagctatcttatgtatttctgtttattgtgtgtttttttattattgtgttctttaccttttgtgtttttttgtgctgaatcagatcaggagtaacaattatttcgttcttaCATTTAcctacaggaaatgacattaaacaatcttgaattttgattGTACCTCCAGTACATCATATGATGCTattgcaagcaagtttttcattgtttccTCTACTGCACTGACTGAtgaatatgacaataaactcgacctCAGGACACAACAAATTGCCAGATGAgcccagtaggtcaggcagcatctaagcagggaaatgagcagttgacttttcaggctgagatctttcatcagaattggaaaggaaatAAAGGGGCAAAAGCCAGAATGAAAAAAgatggtgggagggggtggagcgCAAGTTGGCAGGAAATAGGTGAGAACAGAAAAGaagctggattagagagaggGTCGAGAAGGAATTCTGTGAGAAGCGAcgaggtggtaggtggaaaaggTTAAGGAAGAAGAGGCTGAACTTGACTTGAATCCAAAGCAATGGTCTGATCATAAAAGGAAATGAGGGCTTAAATTTCCACTATAGACTCATGTGGATGAGACTCCGCAGTAGAGCCCAGACACACAACTGTCCCCATTATGGTAGCCTGATCCTCTAATAACATTCTGAGGGAAATCTGTGTTGTGGAAAATGCAGTTGTTTGGTTAAGACGTTAATTCTGTCTCAGGTCAATGTCAAAAACTCCTAAGTTTTGTTAAAGGTGCTTCTGGTGTCCTGGCCAACACAATATCCTCAATCAACTCCATTATGAGCAACAGATTATCTGCATGTTCACCTAATTATTAGATTATTTTACTGTTCGACAGTCACAATAGCGCAGAATAATTCATTGTTGACAAAGTACTTCGGAACTTTATTAAGATTacaatatatattgtaaataggTCATATATGCTTGCACACGTAACACATTCAATATGATAAACCATCCCAAGGCATCTCACAGGAACATTTTCCAATATCATTTTGCATCAATAGTACCGCAAAAATTAGCCCAACAATTGGTTAAACTGGTATAAATAAAGTATATTTAACGGGAAACTAGATGTGTATTAGAATTGGCTTGTATGGAAGGTAATTCTAGCGAAGAAGACATACACGAGACTGCTGGAGTCTGAAGCAATAAACAATCAATTTTGGATCAAAACTCTACTTCAGGACTTGATGCAGAGTTTTAACCCAAAATGTGAACAGTTCCttttctcccatagatgctgcttaacccggtgagttcctccaacaaatTCTTGCTAAGTAAGATAGGCTTGTGTGGAAGATCAATATCATTGCAGACTATTTTGCCTGGAAGGGTTATTGTTGAACTTTCTAATGAAAGTTAACAGAGTAAggttgcagaaggatttagacagattaggagaatgggcaagaaagtggcaagtgaaatacaatgttggaaaatgcatggtcatgcactttggtagtagaaataaatgtgcagactattttctaaacagggagaaaatccaaaaatttgtgatgcaaagagacttgggagtcctcgtgcagaacaccctacaggttaacttgcaggtagagtcagtggtgaggaaaacaAAGGCAATGGTAGCATTCATTTAAAAAGTCTAGGatacaagagtagggatgtgatgctgaggctttataaggcacttgaGTATCATGAACATTTTTGGGctccttgtctaagaaaagacgtgctggcattggataggttcacagggatgattctgggCATGGAAGGGTTATTATGCAAGGAAcatttgataactctgggtctgtactcactggaatttaaaggatgaagggggatctcgttgaaaccttttggaagttgaaaggcctagacatagtagatgtggaaaggatgtttcccatggtgggggagtctcggacaagGACAAAGGGGCGTCCATTTGagacagagatgtagagaaatttctttagccaggtggtggtgaatttgtggaacgtattaccacaagcagctggtggaggtcaggtcatagggtatatttaaggcagaggttgataagttcttgattggacacagcaccAGAGATTATGGGGacaaggctggggagtggggctgagaaggggaaaaaaggatcagccatgattgaatggcagagcagacttgatgggccaaatgtcctagtTCTGCTCTGATGGCATATGATCTTATCAGGAAGAGGCAGGAGAGCAGGTTTGAGAGAGAAGTGGGTcacccatgataaaatggcagagctgacACGATggaccaaattgcctaattctgtttTCTATGTATTATGGTTTTATAAgctgttgctcttccaccctgagggtagTCTCATTATGGCAcatgaggaggtcatggactgacatatcagaacaggaatgggaatagaaattaaaatgtttggcctctGGAAGTTCCGCTTTTGGTATCTGCTGTGTAGCAAGTGCCCAAATGCTTGGCCAGTTTGGTTGATTCACAGGAGTTGATTTTAGGCAGGGAAAACAGGAGAAAGCGAGTGGCATTtgaaggggggtggggtggatggCATTTCTAGAGCTTAATGTCTTGGCCGGTGTACTCATATGAGACAGTGCTGGAGTGACCATGATTGAGGATATACAATAGGTCAGGACTGGAAGAATGCAGAAAATTGGAGAGGAGTTAGGCTTGGAGGAGGGAGAGATGCTGAAACAGAGAGAGGCAAGTTAGTGGAGACGAGTAATACAGGTTCAGCATGATCCCATTGAATTGTGGAATGGGTCTGAGAAGCAGCGTGGTCCAATcttaatattttattatttagagatacagcagggtaacaaggcctttctggcccaatgaacaTGCAACACCCAATTACACCAtcacccaattaacctactaacctgtatgtagGAGAAAACTAGAGCACGAGGAGAAAACCATGAGGTACCAGGGAgagtgcacaaactccttacagcggcAGGATTGCATCTGGGTTGTTGGTGCTATAGTAGTATTAGGCTAACTGCTACATCACCATGATGCTCGCTATTAGATTCTATCATTCTTCAAAGGATGTGTATTTTAAAACTAACATAGTGACAGTTTGGGAGCCATCACAGATCGACAAACACGGGATGGATGAAAGAAGCAGTGAGAGTTAGGCAGGTAGCAAAGTTGTGGCTGAGCTCAAAATTTTGGAGCTGTTGGTGAATTCTAGCTTTCTGCTCGGGTATCTGCTAAGGACATAACGCTGAGCTTTTATATGGTATTAATCAGgcggcacttggagtattgtgagcagctttgggccccttatctaagaaaaatgtgctggcattggggaggatccagaaagaggttcatgagaatgattcctggaatgaaaaggtaaacacatgaagagtgtttgatggctctggccctgtactcactggagaatgaggaaagattcagattcagtttattgtcatttagaaaccacaaatgcaatgcagttaaaaaatgagacaatgttcctccagaatgatatcacaaaagcatttgacaaaacagactacactagaaaatccacataagaTCTAAattaaacctatcaaatattgaaagccctaggtggagtggatgtagagagaatgctTCATATAGTGggtgattctaggaccagagggcacagcctcagaacacagggatgcccatttagaacagagataaaatttgaatttctttagccagagggtggtgaatctgtggaattcattgccacagacagctgtagaggtcaactcattgggcatatttaaagcagagattgatagattcttgatgagcCAAGGCGCcaaagattatgaggagaaggcaggagcatggggttgaaagggataatacataagccatgttggaatggtggagccaaatagcctacttctgcttctatgtcttctaCGTTCAGTAAGCATCAGCAAAGCGGAATTTCAGTGTTGCAGCTCTCCACAGTGAACGGCTGCACCCTGGGGAATGGAGAACAGAGAGACCTCGAGGGGGCAAATACAAGGTTCTTGGAAAATGGTGATTCAGTAGACAAGGTGGTAAATAAAGCAGATGGCATGCTTTACTTCATCAGCCAGGCCATGGACTACAAGAGTTGCGGCATCACATTACAGCTGTGTGAGCCTTTGGAACATCTGAAATATTGTGTGCATTCCTGGTTACCTTACCCGTAGTAAGTATGTGATTAATCTAGAAAAGGTACAGAGAAATGTTTCTGAGACtggattatttttgtatttgctcagtttgtcttttatatgttggttgtttgttagtcttagtagtttttcattgattctactgtatttctttgttctactgtgaatgcctgcaagaaaatgtatctcagggttgtgtatggagacatttatgtacttcgataataaatttactttgaactttgaacagctaCCTTGTGTTAAAGGGAAGAGTGGTGTTTGCCACAAAGAAAAATTCAGCTTACGATGTGGCATTGGTGGAACTGGAAGAAGATCACTCTTTGACTGAAATACCCACTATTGCTTCTGAGTTTAAGATGGGTAAGGATTGATCAAGGGTTAACTCAAGGAAGCTAATTCAATGGATATAATTCAGAA
This genomic window contains:
- the tysnd1 gene encoding peroxisomal leader peptide-processing protease; the protein is MIAPERCSCVVSASLRVAAAEPRRDGSWGCSGLLLDRKRGLVLCHGQIFFPFLRQAQQDPNRQPFLLPGAFHPDLQIHIQFPGAKSRAQPQPRLPLATHHAGALAAESESSQLDYSPKRPSLTDGVVKAQSCSQAEMLMMFPCPEFRDIFQTLFNKSDKWQFYSEDNEEELQANALDLVWFALLRCPGWVNGDTVVWGENLLYVRSERLMKGQPLFCCASPFASFCNDIFMNTFSKGIVSNLAGERNAMILTDARCLPGTEGGGTYIISQDMYYLAGLIVAPLCWKANEWVGLTLVCSVTCILEAIGRIVNGFEILGPPSLTALGSQGLTRLLGSVVLLESGRVWGSGVLVSPRLIITCRHVLDQAATVRVKIQSGSNGYLVLKGRVVFATKKNSAYDVALVELEEDHSLTEIPTIASEFKMGDDVCVIGYGVFGRACGPSVTAGVLSAVICMEDRPVMLQTTCAVHAGASGGPVFRTKSGELLGIVSSNARNNLRGATYPHLNFSIPITVLHPLLSAYCRASDATVFEGLNKENKQLHALWTLRARTSSPRRSKL